In Oreochromis aureus strain Israel breed Guangdong linkage group 20, ZZ_aureus, whole genome shotgun sequence, the following are encoded in one genomic region:
- the LOC120435210 gene encoding zinc finger protein 345-like has product MLVSIRPASVQAAMGSVQYLREFIKERLTAVCEEIFSEVQKTIIQYEEEINRLHRQDINRKPDRNSHIIDLPKQHDCKEEEDLDEQQVCNQERNSSLDQEDPETPQIKEEKEELGSSQKGEQLGLKQEAEGIIVWTDKKQLRLLETIWKPVIKLHRIDVLQQHAFEEEEVLTDQHIFNQERNSSLDQEKPEHPQIKEEQEELCSSQKGEQLGLKQEADTFIVTPAYGESAYSKPELNSEQLLSHSSPEAETQDNEESQHVDSGTTRNTEMNKRRHSQRVDNPPVSSSKSRTDTKNKSVQCEVCGKTLQDKYNMITHLRVHTGEKQYSCSSCGKRFTDLLTFKKHKRIHKGEKPYSCDTCGKTFATSSKVKRHTRIHTGEKPYSCRTCGKSFTQLSTFKTHMRIHTGYKPYSCSTCGKRFATSSAFKKHTRIHTGEKPYPCSTCEKRFATSSAFKKHTRIHTGEKPYPCSTCEKRFADLSTLKRHTRIHTGEKPYSCRTCGKSFTQLSTFKTHMRIHTGYKPYSCSTCGKRFATSSAFKKHTRIHTGEKPYPCSTCEKRFATSSAFKRHMRIHTGEKPYPCSTCGKSFTQLSTFKTHMRIHTGYKPYSCSTCGKRFATSSAFKKHTRIHTGEKPYPCSTCEKRFATLSAFKRHTRIHTGEKP; this is encoded by the exons ATGCTTGTATCGATCCGCCCAGCCTCAGTTCAAGCAGCAATGGGTTCAGTACAGTATCTGAGAGAGTTCATCAAGGAGAGACTAACTGCTGTTTGTGAAGAAATCTTCTCAGAGGTTCAAAAAACCATCATCCAGTATGAGGAGGAGATCAACCGTCTACACAGACAGGATATCAACCGGAAACCTGATAGAAACTCACACATCATAG ACCTCCCAAAACAACATGACTGTAAGGAAGAGGAGGATCTGGATGAGCAGCAGGTCTGTAACCAGGAGAGGAACTCCAGCCTGGACCAAGAGGACCCAGAGActccacagattaaagaggaaaaggaggaacTCGGCAGCAGTCAGAAGGGAGAGCAGCTTGGGCTGAAGCAGGAGGCTGAAGGCATTATTGTCTGGACTGATaaaaagcagctcagactgcTGGAGACCATCTGGAAACCTGTGATAAAGTTACACAGAATAG ATGTCCTACAGCAGCATGCTTTTGAGGAAGAGGAGGTTCTTACAGACCAGCACATCTTTAACCAGGAGAGGAATTCCAGTCTGGACCAGGAGAAACCAGAGCAtccacagattaaagaggaacaaGAGGAACTCTGCAGCAGTCAGAAGGGGGAGCAGCTTGGACTGAAGCAGGAGGCTGATACCTTCATCGTGACACCCGCTTATGGGGAAAGTGCCTACAGTAAACCAGAACTAAACAGTGAGCAGCTCCTTTCTCACAGCTCTCCTGAAGCAGAGACCCAAGATAATGAAGAAAGTCAGCATGTGGACTCAGGAACTACTAGAAATACAGAGATGAATAAGAGACGTCACAGTCAGAGAGTAGACAACCCTCCTGTGTCATCGAGTAAAAGTAGAACGGACACAAAGAACAAGTCTGTACAATGTGAGGTGTGTGGAAAAACTTTACAGGATAAATACAATATGATTACACATCTAAGAGTTCACACAGGTGAAAAGCAGTATTCCTGTAGCAGCTGTGGGAAACGATTTACTGACTTATTAACATTCAAAAAACACAAGAGAATTCACAAAGGTGAGAAGCCATATTCTTGTGACACTTGTGGGAAAACATTTGCTACTTCATCAAAGGTCAAAAGACACAcgagaattcacacaggtgagaagccgtaTTCTTGTAGGACCTGTGGGAAAAGTTTTACTCAATTATCAACATTCAAAACACACATGAGAATTCACACTGGTTATAAACCGTattcttgtagcacctgtgggaaaagatttgcAACCTCATCAGCattcaaaaaacacacaagaattcacacaggtgaaaaGCCGTATCCTTGTAGCACCTGTGAGAAAAGATTTGCAACCTCATCAGCattcaaaaaacacacaagaattcacacaggtgaaaaGCCGTATCCTTGTAGCACCTGTGAGAAAAGATTTGCTGACTTATCAACATTGAAAAGACACAcgagaattcacacaggtgaaaaACCATATTCTTGTAGGACCTGTGGGAAAAGTTTTACTCAATTATCAACATTCAAAACACACATGAGAATTCACACTGGTTATAAACCGTattcttgtagcacctgtgggaaaagatttgcAACCTCATCAGCattcaaaaaacacacaagaattcacacaggtgaaaaGCCGTATCCTTGTAGCACCTGTGAGAAAAGATTTGCAACCTCATCAGCATTCAAAAGACACAtgagaattcacacaggtgagaagccgtatccttgtagcacctgtgggaaaagtTTTACTCAATTATCAACATTCAAAACACACATGAGAATTCACACTGGTTATAAACCGTattcttgtagcacctgtgggaaaagatttgcAACCTCATCAGCattcaaaaaacacacaagaattcacacaggtgaaaaGCCGTATCCTTGTAGCACCTGTGAGAAAAGATTTGCAACCTTATCAGCATTCAAAAGACACAcgagaattcacacaggtgaaaaACCATAG